In Nicotiana tabacum cultivar K326 chromosome 19, ASM71507v2, whole genome shotgun sequence, one DNA window encodes the following:
- the LOC107815712 gene encoding premnaspirodiene oxygenase-like: MEFFNFISFFFFVSFLFLLREWKNSNNQTKRLPPGPWKLPLLGSMFHILGGLPHHVLTNLAKKYGPLMHLQLGEMPVVVVTSPEMAKEVLKTHDLAFASRPKLLAAEIVIYNCSDIAFCPYGDYWRQMRKICMIELLSAKNVKSFSSIRRDEVHGMIEFFRSSTGKQVNITKRIYQFASSMTCRSAFGKVFKEQDELILLVKRNTALVEGFDVADIFPSLKFLHVLSGMKAKVMDVHHKLDVILENIINERKKIATDELGDEGLIDVLLRLMKEGGLQFPITNDNIKAIIFDIFSAGTETSSATVDWAMVEMMKNQSILAKAQAEVRKTFRGKETFDENDVEELKYLKLVIKETLRLHPPFPLLLPRECREETDINGYTIPFKTKVMINVWAIGRDPKYWNDAEIFKPERFEHNSMDFVGNNFEYLPFGSGRRNCPGISFGLANVYFPLAQLLYHFDWKLPTGINSSELDFTESAGATCSRKSNLYLIATPYQPCQD; this comes from the exons ATGGAGTTCTTCAActtcatttcctttttcttttttgtatctttCCTATTTTTGTTAAGGGAATGGAAGAACTCCAATAACCAAACCAAAAGATTGCCTCCAGGTCCATGGAAATTACCTTTACTTGGAAGCATGTTTCATATTCTAGGTGGACTCCCACACCATGTCCTAACAAATTTAGCCAAAAAATATGGACCCCTTATGCACCTTCAACTAGGGGAAATGCCTGTAGTTGTAGTTACTTCTCCAGAAATGGCAAAAGAAGTACTCAAAACTCATGATCTCGCGTTTGCATCTAGGCCTAAACTTTTGGCAGCCGAAATTGTCATTTATAATTGTTCTGATATCGCATTTTGCCCATATGGAGATTACTGGAGACAAATGCGTAAAATTTGTATGATTGAATTGCTAAGTGCCAAAAATGTCAAGTCATTCAGCTCGATTAGACGAGATGAAGTTCATGGTATGATTGAATTTTTTCGATCATCTACTGGTAAGCAAGTTAATATAACAAAAAGGATTTATCAATTCGCAAGCTCTATGACATGTAGATCAGCATTTGGGAAAGTATTTAAAGAGCAAGACGAACTTATACTACTAGTCAAAAGAAATACAGCCTTAGTTGAAGGGTTTGATGTGGCTGATATATTCCCTTCACTGAAGTTTCTTCATGTGCTTAGTGGAATGAAGGCTAAAGTTATGGATGTCCACCATAAGTTAGATGTTATTCTTGAAAATATAATCAATGAACGCAAGAAAATTGCAACTGATGAATTAGGAGATGAAGGTTTAATAGATGTACTGTTACGACTTATGAAAGAGGGAGGTCTTCAATTTCCTATCACCAACGACAACATCAAAGCCATTATTTTT GACATATTTTCTGCGGGAACAGAAACATCATCAGCAACAGTTGATTGGGCCATGGTGGAAATGATGAAGAACCAAAGTATACTCGCCAAAGCTCAAGCAGAGGTAAGAAAGACCTTCAGAGGGAAAGAAACTTTTGATGAAAATGATGTCGAGGAGTTGAAATACCTAAAGTTGGTCATTAAAGAAACTTTGAGACTTCATCCTCCATTTCCCCTTTTGCTCCCAAGAGAATGTAGGGAAGAAACAGACATAAATGGCTACACTATTCCTTTCAAAACAAAAGTGATGATTAATGTATGGGCTATTGGAAGAGATCCAAAATATTGGAATGATGCAGAAATCTTTAAACCTGAAAGATTTGAGCACAATTCTATGGATTTTGTTGGCAATAATTTTGAATATCTTCCCTTTGGTAGTGGCAGGAGGAATTGCCCTGGGATATCATTTGGTTTAGCTAACGTTTATTTTCCTCTGGCTCAATTGTTGTATCACTTTGATTGGAAACTTCCAACTGGAATCAATTCAAGTGAACTGGACTTTACTGAATCGGCTGGAGCAACTTGTTCAAGAAAGAGCAACCTATACTTGATTGCTACTCCTTATCAACCTTGTCAAGACTGA